TCGGTGGCGATGAAGCGGGCGTTGTCCATGTGGCCGGTGGCGATCACGGACTGGTTGTCCCGAAACAGGTCCGGCAGGATGCCGGTGTATTCCACCGGCATCGAACCGCTGGCATCGACCACGGTGAAGGTGACCTTCAGCGAGTCGTTGCTGCGCTGGATGGAACCGGCCTTGACCATGCCGCCCAGGCGGAAGGTCTTGTAGCTGTTCGCCTGGCCAGTCTGCACCTGGCTCGGGGTGAACAGGTAATTCATGTTCTGCTGCAGGGCGAACACGATCAGGCCCACCGCCACCACCGCCGCGGCGGCGACAAGAAGGACAATGGTGAGCCTGCGCTTGCGAGTAGGGTTCATGCGTAGGTGCGCTCAGGGCGATGTCGGGTTGCGTTGCTGGCGTGCGGCCTGTCGCGCCATGCGACCGCGCAGCTCGCGCAGGTTGCGGCGACGGCGCAGCCACGGGTTGAGGTAATCGGCGATCAGCACGATGAAGAACACAGCGTACGCCGGCCACACGTACATGGCGTAACCGCCCATGGCGACGAAGGCACTCATGCCTTGCCCTCCCGCTCTGCTATCTGCTTCACCCACTCCTTGCCGCTTTCCATCGACAGCAGGTCGGTGCGCACGCGGCCGAACAGGCTGGCGATGTAATAGAACTTGGTGGCGGCCATCATGGTGAGCAGCGGCCACAGCATGTCGCCGCTGATCTTCGAGGGTCCGAGGATGCGCACGGTGGAGCCCTGGTGCAGCGTGTTCCACCAGTTCACCGAAAAATGCACGATCGGCACGTTGATGATGCCGATGATGGCGAGGAAGGCCGCGGCGCGCGCGCCCTGGCGCCGATCTTCAAAGGAGTGATACAGGCCGATCACGCCCAGGTACAGGAACAGCAGCACCAGTTCGGACGTAAGGCGCGCATCCCACGTCCACCACGTGCCCCACATCGGCTTGCCCCACAGTGAGCCGGTGACCAGCGTGATGAAGGTGAAGGCCGCGCCGATGGGCGCCGATTCCATCGCCACCACTTCGGCCAGCTTGATGCGCCACACCAGCGAGATAAAGGAGGCGACGGCCATCAGGCCATAGATGAAGAGGCCCATCCACGCACATGGCACGTGGATGAAGATGATGCGGTAGGCGTCACCCTGCTGGTAATCGGCGGGCGCTAATACCAGACCGCCATAAAGCGCGATGGCACCGGAAATCAATGCAAGGGCCAGGGCCCATGGACGCACGATGCCGGCAAAACGATAGAAGTTCGGCGGAGAGCTGAGCTTGTGAACCCAGAGCGGGATCCAGTTGGCCATGTGAACCTGTTTATGCCTGTTCCATGCCCCGCGCCGGGATCTGTTTGCGCGCAGGACAAGGAAGAACGAAGGACGTGTATGTCGATACACGACTGAGTGATGACGCAGGCCTGCGTGCAAACAGACCCGGCCCGGAGGGTTGACGCTGAGCGCCCGCCAGCCGCCCGCGCGCGACTTGACCTGACCACCAGTCAGGCGCTGCGCCACGCGCGACCATCTGGCGGGCGCTCAGCGTCAACGCGGGGTATGGAACAGGCATAAACAGGTTCCTATGCGTCCAAGGCAATGCGGAGGGCGGCGGCGCAGGCCAGCGGGGCCAGCACCAGCGCCATGACCAGCGCCGCGCCCAGCCAGGCGATGGGCGCAAGCCACGGCAGCCCCTGTTGAGCCGCGGCGACGGCGCCTGCGGCAAAGATCACCACGGGTACGCAAAGCGGCAGCAGCATCAGCGCCAGCAGCATACCAGAGCGTCGCGTGCCGGCCGTCAGCGCCACCAGTACCGCGCCCATCAGGCTCAGCAGGGGCGTAGACAGCAGCAGCGCATAGACCAACACGGGCATCACGGCGGCCGGCAGGTGCAGCATGCCGGCCAGCAGCGGCGCAATGACGATGAGCGGCAGCGCTGTAGTGATCCAGTGGGCGAGGATCTTCATGCCCAGCATCAACGCCAGCGGCTGTGGCGACAGCATCAGCTGCTCGAGCGAACCGTCTTCGATGTCGCTGCGGAACATGGCGTCCAGCGCCAGCAGCATGGCCAGCAGCATGGTCACCAGCACGGCGCCGCCGGCGATGCGCTGGAGCAGGGCATCCTCGGGCCCCAGCGCGAACGGGAACAGCGTGATGACGATGAGCGCGTAAAGCACCGGCATGACGATGTCGCCGCGGCGACGCCAGGCCAGGGTGAGGTCGCGGCGCAGCACGGCGGCGCAGGCGGAGGCGAGCGGCGCGTGACTCATGCGTGCATGCGTATCCGT
This genomic interval from Dyella japonica A8 contains the following:
- the ccmD gene encoding heme exporter protein CcmD translates to MSAFVAMGGYAMYVWPAYAVFFIVLIADYLNPWLRRRRNLRELRGRMARQAARQQRNPTSP
- the ccmE gene encoding cytochrome c maturation protein CcmE, whose translation is MNPTRKRRLTIVLLVAAAAVVAVGLIVFALQQNMNYLFTPSQVQTGQANSYKTFRLGGMVKAGSIQRSNDSLKVTFTVVDASGSMPVEYTGILPDLFRDNQSVIATGHMDNARFIATEVLAKHDETYMPKELKDAMAKAHEGKHVSEEAGQDKPQ
- the ccmB gene encoding heme exporter protein CcmB, giving the protein MSHAPLASACAAVLRRDLTLAWRRRGDIVMPVLYALIVITLFPFALGPEDALLQRIAGGAVLVTMLLAMLLALDAMFRSDIEDGSLEQLMLSPQPLALMLGMKILAHWITTALPLIVIAPLLAGMLHLPAAVMPVLVYALLLSTPLLSLMGAVLVALTAGTRRSGMLLALMLLPLCVPVVIFAAGAVAAAQQGLPWLAPIAWLGAALVMALVLAPLACAAALRIALDA
- a CDS encoding heme ABC transporter permease, whose protein sequence is MANWIPLWVHKLSSPPNFYRFAGIVRPWALALALISGAIALYGGLVLAPADYQQGDAYRIIFIHVPCAWMGLFIYGLMAVASFISLVWRIKLAEVVAMESAPIGAAFTFITLVTGSLWGKPMWGTWWTWDARLTSELVLLFLYLGVIGLYHSFEDRRQGARAAAFLAIIGIINVPIVHFSVNWWNTLHQGSTVRILGPSKISGDMLWPLLTMMAATKFYYIASLFGRVRTDLLSMESGKEWVKQIAEREGKA